In the Hordeum vulgare subsp. vulgare chromosome 7H, MorexV3_pseudomolecules_assembly, whole genome shotgun sequence genome, one interval contains:
- the LOC123407450 gene encoding mediator of RNA polymerase II transcription subunit 15a-like, which yields MDANWRPTQGSDPAAGAADPTAPPPPAAGDWRAQLQPEARGRIVNKITETLKKHLPVSAPDGLNELQKIAVRFEEKIYTAASNQADYLRKISLKMLSMETKTQQPPGNAQVIPNQNNSAPGLPPQGSNQAQTSAIPLMSQQHAQQPNTSTSVQASSVTNIGQNLPGANQTSTMQNMSVMPQNTMNNGLAQGTSQDIYAAQRQMAGRQQHQQSQQLIYHQQQMLMKQKLQQNSLMQPQQSVGRQQQQAQSSMHQQPSLQNQQPNIPLQQQQQLMGQQPNLQQNQLIGQQSGAMDMQQQQRLPVQSSNLLNVQQPQQMLNQQPMPLHQPQQLVSQGNMSGLQQQQQNQQQQQQQQQQLLGTVPNVSNMQRIHMLQTKAQQPQQQQHAQQPAMGLMRPQSQHNQLQQSQQHLISQFQSQPNQLQQQLGIQQQSSIQQRLQPSGGMLLQKNNMDQQKQIIQAQRGLQEVSSSTSADSTSQIGHAGAGEWQEEIYQMIKNLKDQYFPELSELFNKISVKLQHVDNMIPPQKPSEQYDRMKNFKTMLGRILHMLQISKSSIQPAMRDKVPQYEKQIISILSSQRTKPVQPQIQQQFQPPAGQAPDSSILQQQQTSQNLQQHDSHTNPQASLSSKSTGLQSSGVTGIQHVPLPPTTNFSATTQHQAVSNLEAAQRGNFNSLQHGLVSGALQQGTMNTQLQTSGSMLSHNPISTMQASGNSMQPNASSLQQQQQDHHLMQSEQMKRQMYQYQQKQQMLQQQLPVQQQQQKQQQVQMQVPQLHAGNDVRQGTAMKPGIYQHHLSQRSNYYQQQLKQSGDFPISSPNLQASSPQISHHSPQIDKHNQLSSQIKTGTPLHSANSPFVPSPSPSIAPSPIPVDSDKPHSIISSLSNTGQTGHQQTSLAPQTKSMSLNTPGISASPLLAEFTSVDGSQANMPTQAPTKSNAAERPMDRLLKALRTTQRESLNAAVSDIRSVVSMMDRIAGSAPGNGSRAAVGEDLVAMTKCRLQARNFITNDGSGASKKMKRDTSAMPLNVSSTGSVDDSFKQTFSADTPDVQSTATSRANKRQKVEVNHALLEEIQAINQELIDTELNVCEEDADSFAAASEGTVIKCTYTPVAVSPSLKSMLASAQTSLIMPLRLLVPAGYPKCASPVILDKFPDEQRNSDDLSSKARSKFGVSLRGLAEPMSLREIARAWDASARGAIVECAQKTGGGSFSSSYGCWEACVGA from the exons ATGGACGCCAACTGGCGCCCCACCCAGGGGTCGGATCCCGCGGCCGGCGCCGCTGACccgaccgcgccgccgccccccgccGCCGGCGACTGGCGCGCGCAGCTCCAGCCCGAGGCGCGCGGCAGGATCGTCAATAAGAT AACGGAGACCTTGAAGAAGCATCTGCCAGTGTCTGCGCCAGACGGGCTGAACGAACTTCAAAAGATCGCCGTGCGATTCGAAGAGAAGATCTATACTGCAGCAAGCAATCAG GCTGATTATTTACGGAAGATTTCCCTTAAAATGCTCTCTATGGAGACGAAGACACAACAGCCTCCTGGAAATGCTCAAGTGATTCCAAATCAAAACAACTCCG CCCCTGGACTCCCTCCACAAGGCAGTAATCAAGCACAGACATCAGCGATTCCCTTGATGTCTCAGCAACATGCCCAACAGCCAAATACTTCTACATCTGTACAAGCTTCTTCAGTCACTAATATCGGACAGAACTTGCCAGGTGCCAACCAAACATCAACAATGCAGAACATGTCTGTCATGCCACAGAACACAATGAATAATGGCTTGGCACAAGGCACTTCACAAGACATTTATGCTGCACAAAGACAAATGGCAGgaaggcagcaacatcaacaatcgCAGCAATTAATTTATCACCAGCAGCAAATGCTGATGAAGCAGAAATTGCAGCAGAATTCACTCATGCAACCGCAGCAATCTGTTGGtaggcagcagcaacaagcacagTCCTCCATGCATCAACAGCCTTCTCTGCAGAATCAGCAGCCCAATATTCCtttacaacagcagcagcagttgaTGGGACAGCAGCCAAATTTACAACAAAATCAGCTAATAGGTCAACAGAGTGGTGCTATGGACATGCAGCAGCAACAGAGGCTACCAGTTCAGTCAAGTAACCTTTTGAATGTGCAGCAACCACAGCAGATGTTGAACCAGCAGCCTATGCCTCTGCATCAGCCACAACAGTTGGTCTCTCAGGGAAACATGTCAGGtctacaacagcagcaacaaaatcaacagcagcagcagcagcagcagcagcagcttctTGGAACTGTGCCTAATGTTTCAAACATGCAGCGGATCCATATGCTACAAACAAAAGCTCAGCAACCGCAGCAACAACAGCATGCCCAGCAGCCAGCAATGGGTTTGATGCGACCTCAGTCTCAACACAATCAACTTCAACAATCGCAACAACACCTTATCTCGCAGTTCCAGTCCCAGCCTaatcaactacaacaacaattaggGATTCAGCAGCAATCCTCCATACAGCAAAGACTTCAACCTTCAGGAGGCATGCtcttgcaaaaaaataatatgGATCAGCAAAAGCAAATTATTCAGGCACAGAGGGGCCTTCAAGAAGTTTCCTCTAGTA CATCTGCGGACTCTACCTCTCAAATAGGCCATGCAGGTGCAGGTGAGTGGCAAGAGGAGATCTATCAAATG ATTAAGAACTTAAAGGATCAATACTTTCCAGAACTCAGTGAATTGTTCAATAAGATATCTGTGAAGCTACAACATGTTGACAACATGATACCACCTCAAAAGCCATCTGAGCAGTATGATAGAATGAAGAATTTTAAAACTATGTTGGGCCGTATATTACACATGCTGCAAATTAGCAAGAGTTCTATCCAACCTGCTATGAGGGACAAAGTTCCTCAATACGAGAAACAGATTATCAGTATCTTATCTTCACAAAGAACGAAGCCAGTGCAGCCACAAATACAGCAACAGTTCCAGCCACCTGCAGGACAAGCTCCTGATTCTAGCATTCTACAGCAGCAACAGACTTCCCAGAATTTGCAGCAGCATGATAGTCATACTAATCCACAAGCAAGTTTGTCAAGTAAGAGCACCGGCTTACAGTCCTCTGGTGTAACTGGTATCCAGCATGTCCCTCTGCCTCCAACAACAAACTTCAGTGCCACCACACAGCATCAGGCTGTCTCTAATTTGGAGGCTGCTCAAAGAGGCAATTTCAATTCTTTGCAGCATGGTTTGGTGAGTGGGGCGTTACAACAGGGAACAATGAATACACAACTGCAGACAAGTGGTAGCATGTTATCTCACAACCCAATTAGTACGATGCAAGCTAGTGGTAACTCCATGCAACCAAATGCAAGTTCattacaacagcaacagcaggatCATCATCTGATGCAGAGTGAGCAAATGAAGCGCCAGATGTATCAGTACCAGCAAAAGCAACAAATGCTTCAACAGCAGCTCCcagtacagcaacaacaacagaaacagcaGCAAGTACAGATGCAGGTTCCACAGCTTCATGCTGGAAATGATGTTAGACAAGGAACTGCAATGAAACCTGGAATTTATCAACATCACTTGAGCCAACGCAGTAACTATTATCAGCAGCAGTTGAAACAGAGTGGTGATTTCCCAATTTCGTCGCCAAACCTCCAAGCATCATCCCCTCAAATTTCACACCATTCTCCTCAGATTGATAAGCACAATCAGTTGTCATCTCAAATAAAGACTGGAACACCATTGCATTCAGCTAACTCACCATTTGTGCCATCCCCATCCCCTTCTATCGCCCCCTCTCCTATACCAGTAGATTCAGACAAACCACACTCCATTATATCATCACTTAGTAACACTGGCCAGACTGGACATCAACAAACATCCCTAGCGCCCCAGACAAAATCAATGTCTTTGAACACACCAGGGATATCAGCATCGCCCTTGCTAGCAGAATTTACAAGTGTGGATGGAAGTCAGGCGAACATGCCAACTCAAGCTCCAACCAAATCAAATGCAGCAGAAAGGCCCATGGACCGCTTACTTAAAGCA TTGCGAACAACACAGCGCGAGTCTCTTAATGCTGCAGTTAGCGACATTCGATCTGTTGTCAGCATGATGGATAGGATTGCTGGGTCAGCTCCTGGTAATGGTTCGAGAGCTGCTGTTGGTGAAGATTTAGTTGCTATGACAAAGTGCCGATTACAAGCCAGGAATTTTATAACAAATGATGGAAGTGGTGCATCAAAGAAAATGAAGCGTGATACAAGTGCCATGCCTCTTAATGTGTCATCAACTGGAAGTGTCGACGATAGCTTCAAGCAAACATTTAGTGCAGATACCCCTGATGTACAGTCAACCGCAACCTCGCGTGCCAACAAGCGGCAAAAAGTTGAG GTGAATCATGCTCTCTTGGAGGAGATCCAGGCTATAAACCAAGAGCTAATAGACACGGAGCTCAATGTATGCGAGGAGGATGCCGATTCATTCGCTGCTGCATCTGAAGGGACAGTCATCAAATGCACATATACTCCTGTGGCTGTTAGTCCGAGCTTGAAGTCCATGTTGGCATCTGCACAGACG AGTCTGATTATGCCGCTGAGGCTGCTTGTCCCTGCTGGCTACCCTAAATGCGCCTCCCCGGTGATCCTCGACAAGTTTCCGGACGAACAAAG AAACTCGGACGACCTGTCCAGCAAAGCGAGGTCGAAGTTCGGCGTATCGCTGCGTGGCCTAGCCGAGCCCATGTCACTGCGAGAAATCGCAAGGGCGTGGGACGCTTCTGCACGCGGAGCCATTGTGGAGTGCGCGCAGAAGACTGGCGGAGGGAGCTTCAGCTCGAGTTATGGCTGCTGGGAGGCGTGCGTAGGTGCCTGA